One window from the genome of Scatophagus argus isolate fScaArg1 chromosome 13, fScaArg1.pri, whole genome shotgun sequence encodes:
- the LOC124070030 gene encoding uncharacterized protein LOC124070030 isoform X1, with protein sequence MRQQWYCCVDDARAMSDVEAAYADFIASGRTGRRNAMHDILQSPTDPEGRELPLTLSLSQLHINAGGGGNLLHETISMEMTLRTARAPLPPRPTGMLSRGTANQPHTPASGQRAARWTPATSVMKPFVLSGLVAGG encoded by the exons ATGCGACAGCAATG GTATTGCTGTGTGGACGATGCACGAGCGATGTCTGATGTTGAGGCAGCGTACGCAGACTTCATTGCATCTGGCAGGACGGGACGCAGGAACGCAATGCACGACATCCTGCAGAGTCCCACAGACCCAGAGGGACGTGAACTGCCCCTCACCCTGTCTTTGTCCCAGCTGCACATTAACGCAGGAGGGGGAGGTAACCTGCTGCATGAGACTATTTCA ATGGAGATGACACTGAGGACAGCCagagctcctcttcctcctcggcCCACAGGGATGCTGAGCAGAGGAACAGCTAACCAGCCACACACTCCTGCCAGTGGACAGAGAGCTGCAAGATGGACTCCAGCCACCAGTGTGATGAAGCCATTTGTCCTAAGTGGGCTGGTAGCTGGAGGGTAG
- the LOC124070030 gene encoding cAMP-dependent protein kinase inhibitor alpha-like isoform X2 has product MRQQWYCCVDDARAMSDVEAAYADFIASGRTGRRNAMHDILQSPTDPEGRELPLTLSLSQLHINAGGGDGDDTEDSQSSSSSSAHRDAEQRNS; this is encoded by the exons ATGCGACAGCAATG GTATTGCTGTGTGGACGATGCACGAGCGATGTCTGATGTTGAGGCAGCGTACGCAGACTTCATTGCATCTGGCAGGACGGGACGCAGGAACGCAATGCACGACATCCTGCAGAGTCCCACAGACCCAGAGGGACGTGAACTGCCCCTCACCCTGTCTTTGTCCCAGCTGCACATTAACGCAGGAGGGGGAG ATGGAGATGACACTGAGGACAGCCagagctcctcttcctcctcggcCCACAGGGATGCTGAGCAGAGGAACAGCTAA